From the genome of Methanobrevibacter smithii ATCC 35061, one region includes:
- a CDS encoding damage-control phosphatase ARMT1 family protein has protein sequence MKINYECGACFLRQAKEAMDLASDDEDLKIELMNDIFTFLSSNFYKTTNSNKTGSTIHNMIQEKTGCEDPYINEKIAGNKIALKYLPAVKEVLKKNNSLENYVKIAIIGNILDFGAFTIDTDVGSLISSALERNLAVKDIDEFENALKKYNKVLYLVDNTGEIVFDKLLLSKIKQYDLDITIAVKSRPIINDACRQDAINVGLDEFGEIVDIGAGTVGYVDSEISDEFREIFSAHDFIISKGMGNYEGLTEIDLSSKEVFFLLCSKCTTISKNIGVNLHDMLLLKNRN, from the coding sequence GTGAAAATCAATTATGAATGTGGGGCATGTTTTTTAAGACAGGCAAAAGAGGCTATGGATTTAGCTAGTGATGATGAGGACCTTAAAATAGAACTTATGAATGATATATTTACATTTTTAAGTTCCAATTTCTATAAAACAACCAATTCAAACAAAACAGGTTCAACCATCCATAATATGATTCAGGAAAAAACCGGCTGTGAAGATCCATATATCAATGAAAAAATTGCAGGCAACAAAATAGCTTTAAAATATCTGCCGGCAGTTAAGGAAGTTCTCAAAAAGAATAATAGTTTGGAAAACTATGTTAAAATAGCTATTATAGGAAATATTCTGGATTTTGGAGCATTTACTATAGATACTGATGTTGGAAGTTTAATAAGCTCTGCTTTAGAAAGAAATCTGGCTGTTAAAGACATTGATGAGTTTGAAAATGCCTTAAAAAAATATAATAAAGTACTGTATTTGGTTGACAATACAGGTGAAATTGTATTTGACAAACTTTTGCTTTCTAAAATAAAACAGTATGATTTGGATATTACAATAGCGGTCAAATCCAGGCCAATTATAAATGATGCATGCAGACAGGACGCAATCAATGTGGGGCTGGATGAATTTGGGGAAATTGTAGATATTGGTGCAGGAACAGTTGGATATGTAGACAGTGAAATTTCAGATGAATTCAGAGAAATTTTTTCAGCTCATGATTTTATAATTTCTAAAGGAATGGGAAATTATGAGGGGTTAACTGAAATAGATTTGTCTTCTAAGGAAGTTTTCTTTTTATTATGTTCCAAGTGTACAACAATTTCAAAAAATATTGGTGTAAATTTACATGATATGTTACTTTTAAAAAATAGAAACTAA
- a CDS encoding thioredoxin family protein: MKKCSLYFIIFIIIVIIALSGWFSINGDFEKEEASESEFNIIDTAGSLSEALQKAKTSDKQVFAVFESDTCTYCHQLRQNTLNDAQVMEKLNESYVVVIINVNDSPEIASKYNVYSTPTMLILDSEGNELKSIEGYYGPEDLIKMI, from the coding sequence ATGAAAAAATGTAGTTTATATTTCATTATTTTCATAATAATTGTAATTATTGCATTAAGCGGATGGTTTTCAATCAATGGTGATTTTGAAAAAGAAGAAGCTTCCGAATCAGAATTCAACATTATTGATACTGCAGGAAGTTTGTCTGAAGCACTTCAAAAAGCCAAAACAAGTGATAAACAGGTTTTTGCTGTTTTTGAATCAGATACATGTACTTATTGCCATCAGTTAAGGCAAAATACTCTAAATGATGCTCAAGTCATGGAGAAACTTAATGAAAGTTATGTAGTTGTCATAATTAATGTTAATGACAGTCCTGAAATAGCCAGTAAGTACAATGTTTATTCAACTCCTACTATGCTTATTTTAGACAGTGAAGGTAATGAATTAAAATCTATTGAAGGATATTATGGGCCAGAGGATTTAATAAAAATGATATGA
- a CDS encoding DUF308 domain-containing protein, whose translation MKNKFVSLLGIILGIIIIAFPMIGVIGTSSLIGLSVLLISIYLLVAGVAIIDYNKSGAIIDLILGIILLFLSLGLIFNPNLFAFLAEISLYLAGIVLIIVGVVALVNNRHARFGFYIGVSGIILGLLYIIVGTYVADPIILGTLIGLWLVITGVLKIIDG comes from the coding sequence ATGAAAAATAAATTTGTTAGTTTACTGGGTATCATTTTAGGAATAATAATCATCGCATTTCCAATGATTGGTGTTATTGGGACCAGTTCCTTAATAGGATTATCTGTTCTTTTAATTTCTATTTATCTGCTTGTTGCAGGAGTAGCTATTATAGACTATAATAAATCCGGAGCAATTATTGATTTAATTTTGGGAATTATACTGTTATTCTTAAGTCTTGGTTTAATATTTAATCCTAATTTATTTGCATTTCTTGCAGAAATTTCACTTTATCTTGCAGGAATTGTACTGATTATTGTTGGAGTTGTTGCTTTAGTTAACAACCGCCACGCAAGATTTGGATTTTATATAGGCGTAAGCGGAATAATATTAGGTTTACTCTACATTATTGTTGGTACTTACGTTGCAGACCCTATTATTCTAGGTACTTTAATAGGATTATGGTTAGTAATAACCGGTGTTTTAAAAATTATAGATGGTTAA
- a CDS encoding dihydropteroate synthase-like protein: MKVLIITGNLAYPLIKNVVANANVEVIIHIADNTQVAAFLTPRIIIDEIKTHFANQLGEIDMILVPGLIKKGTREITKELGIPTFKGSTDGADLAMVLNLIDQIELSEDKPADKLIEEEKRKEALKFINDFENDEETIKNLLKKPNNIMIGNLPVGEDFPMRVLSEIANAPFLSKEALIHKCQYFVDSGADMIDIGMAAGEDFSDKVPELIDTLRPIVGDRPLSIDTLNAKEIEVAAKHGIDLVLSLDLGNNSKVLDVLKETNTPAVLLPTNFSEGFTPKTPEERVNAMNQLIEDTKGIDYVADLILDPVNSSSIVESIMACFEFHKTNKAPMFFGVGNVTELMDADSGGVNVLLAGIGMELGVSILFTPEESGKTRGSVYELSTASKMMFLAKHRQSIPKDLGINLVEFKDKHKRLDIIENETDGVPEVKQAKPMKFVRDKAGSFKISVDYGTTVKSSRIIATHFKKNKADLVIVGNTAKEIYEEIINKKLVTRMEHAAYLGSELQKAQIAMITGKEYVQDFDLFKNPDEFKI; encoded by the coding sequence ATGAAAGTTTTAATTATTACTGGAAATTTGGCATATCCTTTAATTAAAAATGTTGTAGCTAATGCTAATGTTGAGGTTATCATTCATATAGCTGATAATACGCAGGTGGCTGCATTTTTAACTCCTAGAATTATTATTGATGAAATAAAAACTCATTTTGCTAATCAATTAGGGGAAATTGACATGATTTTAGTTCCTGGTTTAATAAAAAAAGGAACCAGAGAAATAACAAAAGAATTGGGAATTCCTACTTTTAAAGGTTCAACTGATGGGGCTGATTTGGCCATGGTCTTAAATTTAATTGATCAGATTGAATTGTCTGAGGACAAACCTGCAGATAAACTGATTGAAGAAGAGAAAAGAAAAGAAGCTTTAAAATTCATTAATGATTTTGAAAATGATGAAGAAACAATCAAAAACTTATTAAAAAAACCTAATAACATCATGATTGGGAATCTTCCGGTAGGTGAAGATTTTCCAATGCGGGTGCTGTCTGAAATAGCTAATGCTCCATTTTTGTCAAAAGAAGCTTTAATTCATAAATGCCAATATTTTGTGGATTCTGGAGCTGATATGATTGATATAGGTATGGCTGCAGGTGAAGATTTTTCAGATAAGGTTCCTGAATTAATTGATACCTTAAGGCCAATTGTTGGAGATAGGCCGTTAAGTATTGACACATTAAATGCAAAGGAAATAGAAGTAGCCGCAAAACATGGTATTGATTTAGTATTAAGTTTGGATTTGGGAAATAATTCCAAAGTACTTGATGTTTTAAAGGAAACCAATACTCCTGCTGTTTTGCTTCCAACTAATTTTTCAGAAGGTTTCACTCCAAAAACTCCTGAAGAGAGAGTAAATGCAATGAACCAGCTAATTGAAGATACAAAAGGTATTGATTATGTTGCAGATTTAATTTTGGATCCTGTAAACAGCAGCAGTATTGTTGAATCAATTATGGCCTGCTTTGAATTTCATAAAACAAATAAGGCACCAATGTTTTTTGGAGTTGGAAATGTTACTGAACTGATGGATGCCGATTCGGGAGGAGTTAATGTTCTTCTTGCAGGAATAGGTATGGAATTGGGCGTAAGCATATTATTCACTCCAGAAGAAAGTGGAAAAACAAGGGGCAGTGTTTATGAATTATCAACAGCATCTAAAATGATGTTTTTGGCTAAACATAGACAATCTATTCCAAAAGACCTGGGAATTAACCTTGTTGAATTTAAAGATAAGCATAAAAGATTGGATATAATTGAAAATGAAACTGATGGGGTTCCTGAAGTTAAACAGGCAAAACCTATGAAATTTGTAAGAGATAAAGCAGGGAGTTTCAAAATCAGTGTTGATTATGGAACTACTGTTAAATCCAGCAGGATTATAGCTACACATTTTAAAAAGAACAAAGCTGATCTGGTAATTGTTGGAAATACTGCAAAAGAAATTTATGAAGAAATAATAAATAAAAAACTTGTAACAAGAATGGAACATGCAGCATATTTGGGCAGTGAGCTTCAAAAAGCACAAATAGCTATGATTACTGGAAAAGAATATGTTCAGGACTTTGATTTATTTAAAAATCCGGATGAATTTAAAATTTAA
- a CDS encoding adenylyltransferase/cytidyltransferase family protein, whose protein sequence is MLKLIAISADFDPVHKGHEKLIKEGRKLADEKQKKLVVYLNKGYSANHGPFFVNFEARRDMALALGADEVKSFEGLHHRLVLSYSVPIRLNKMYEDGATDYITSAHISLDEIKNKAQKFVKQGNFVGMPKNYPNRNEIRWYALNEFLGSPLEYHVIPEFNKEKYSGRKIRKSILDNDMTIPKETRKLLPKTTIEILEDEIAAGRIPGERNWAEIYKRMNTYSRGNLEKIAYLNGNTINEIIKRRVYRDPESIWAVFRRANYGPVMTRLAVSAIEEEVTKKEVMDLMKSYEAKGVIPEGQKVQRVIDRAWYVANEGEKGVSAKEANETFRNKNIKVDTPPLNIHAGLNLTKFETKIVSEGLNADLYIDKDNKISVQLKADGKKIKTNLRLPAKEVTYLRYIMDSNFIPTTAHIKKDKKGYKVDITIG, encoded by the coding sequence GTGTTGAAATTGATAGCTATTAGTGCAGACTTTGACCCAGTACACAAAGGTCATGAAAAATTAATTAAAGAAGGAAGAAAACTAGCTGATGAAAAACAAAAAAAGCTAGTTGTATATTTAAATAAAGGATACAGTGCTAATCACGGTCCATTTTTTGTAAATTTTGAAGCCAGACGTGATATGGCTTTAGCTCTTGGAGCAGATGAAGTAAAATCATTCGAAGGTCTTCACCATAGACTTGTTTTATCTTATAGTGTTCCAATCAGATTAAATAAAATGTACGAAGATGGTGCTACTGATTATATTACCTCAGCACATATTTCACTTGACGAAATTAAAAATAAAGCTCAAAAATTTGTTAAACAGGGAAATTTTGTCGGTATGCCTAAAAATTATCCCAACCGAAATGAAATACGCTGGTATGCCCTAAATGAATTTTTAGGATCGCCTTTGGAATATCATGTAATTCCCGAATTTAACAAAGAGAAATATTCCGGAAGAAAAATCAGAAAGTCCATCTTAGATAATGACATGACAATTCCTAAAGAAACCAGAAAGCTACTTCCAAAAACAACTATTGAGATTCTTGAAGATGAAATAGCTGCCGGCAGAATTCCAGGTGAGCGCAATTGGGCTGAAATTTATAAAAGAATGAATACCTATTCAAGAGGAAATCTTGAAAAGATAGCTTACCTAAACGGAAATACTATAAATGAAATAATTAAAAGAAGAGTTTATAGAGATCCTGAGTCAATTTGGGCAGTATTCAGAAGGGCAAATTACGGACCAGTTATGACCAGGCTGGCTGTAAGTGCTATTGAAGAGGAAGTTACTAAAAAAGAAGTAATGGACCTTATGAAAAGTTATGAAGCTAAAGGAGTTATTCCTGAAGGTCAGAAAGTTCAAAGAGTAATTGATAGAGCATGGTACGTTGCAAATGAAGGTGAAAAAGGAGTAAGCGCCAAAGAAGCCAATGAAACCTTTAGAAACAAAAACATTAAAGTTGATACTCCTCCATTGAACATTCATGCAGGTTTAAATTTAACCAAATTCGAAACCAAAATTGTTTCAGAAGGACTGAATGCTGATTTATATATTGATAAAGATAATAAAATTTCAGTTCAGCTAAAAGCAGACGGTAAAAAGATTAAAACCAATTTAAGATTACCTGCAAAAGAAGTTACTTATCTTAGATACATTATGGATTCAAACTTTATCCCAACAACTGCACATATAAAAAAGGATAAAAAAGGATATAAAGTTGATATAACTATCGGTTGA
- a CDS encoding MoaD/ThiS family protein, whose translation MTFTLIFKDISEERDIPKESYTIKDLLNDLELSSQTIVPKQNGELVIEESEIHDDDEIRLIQIIYGG comes from the coding sequence ATGACATTTACATTAATATTCAAAGATATCAGTGAAGAAAGAGACATACCAAAAGAAAGTTACACAATTAAAGATTTATTAAATGATTTGGAATTGTCTTCACAAACTATTGTTCCAAAACAAAATGGTGAATTAGTTATTGAAGAAAGTGAAATCCACGATGATGATGAAATACGATTAATTCAGATTATTTATGGTGGTTAA
- a CDS encoding pyruvate ferredoxin oxidoreductase subunit gamma produces the protein MIEIRFHGRGGQGSVTAAEILAKAAFKDGKYVQSFPFFGVERRGAPVMAFTRIDDKPIDIRYQVYNPDYVLVLDDGLMNVVDVFSGIKENTEVIINIAEEFKGSGEHPVHSIDATGIALDLLGRNIVNTIILGYFAKKTNVVSIESLIEVIKETFPGKVGELNAEATKKAYDMG, from the coding sequence ATGATTGAAATTCGTTTTCACGGACGTGGTGGACAAGGGTCCGTAACTGCTGCTGAAATTTTAGCGAAGGCTGCTTTTAAAGATGGTAAATACGTTCAATCCTTCCCTTTCTTTGGAGTTGAACGTAGGGGAGCACCAGTAATGGCTTTTACTAGAATTGATGACAAACCAATTGACATAAGATACCAAGTATACAATCCAGACTATGTATTAGTTCTTGATGATGGATTAATGAATGTGGTGGATGTATTTTCTGGAATAAAAGAAAATACTGAAGTAATTATCAATATTGCTGAAGAATTTAAAGGTTCAGGTGAACACCCAGTTCATAGCATTGATGCAACCGGAATAGCATTAGATTTATTAGGACGTAATATTGTCAACACAATTATCTTAGGATACTTTGCTAAAAAAACCAATGTCGTAAGTATTGAATCACTTATTGAAGTAATTAAAGAAACATTCCCTGGAAAAGTTGGGGAATTAAATGCAGAAGCTACAAAAAAGGCTTATGACATGGGATAA
- a CDS encoding TIGR00269 family protein, translated as MQCSKCGNSQVIIKKQQSGQYLCKDCFIESIEKKVIKTVKKEKLLDKGDKVLVALSGGKDSVTTLEILNSFRKMNIIDICAVTVDEGIDNYRQEGVDIAIRHAKRLGIEHKVVSLKEEYGITLDEIMQKDNHIGSCSYCGVFRRTIINKAAREMGATKIATGHNLDDEVQAIMMNYLEGNTDNLTKLGAKSSSKAKEFTVKIKPLREIPEREIGLYVVAKELEVHFDSCPYAQQSFRGEVSDLINKLSEKHPTIKYSALRGYDKIKEAIGDGFKKTYPQSRCERCGEPSANRLCKACTFLEELGK; from the coding sequence ATGCAATGTAGTAAATGTGGTAATTCTCAAGTTATTATTAAAAAACAGCAATCCGGCCAATACTTATGTAAGGATTGTTTTATTGAATCAATTGAAAAAAAAGTTATTAAAACAGTTAAAAAGGAAAAATTGTTGGATAAAGGAGATAAAGTTTTAGTTGCACTTTCAGGAGGTAAAGACAGTGTAACAACTTTGGAAATCCTAAACAGTTTCCGTAAAATGAACATTATAGATATCTGTGCAGTAACTGTTGACGAAGGAATTGATAACTACCGTCAGGAAGGTGTAGATATAGCTATTCGTCATGCAAAACGTTTGGGTATTGAACATAAGGTAGTTTCTCTTAAAGAGGAATATGGAATAACTTTAGATGAAATAATGCAAAAGGATAATCATATCGGGTCATGCAGTTACTGCGGTGTTTTCAGAAGAACCATAATAAATAAGGCAGCCCGTGAAATGGGTGCTACTAAAATAGCTACCGGCCATAATCTGGATGATGAAGTTCAGGCTATTATGATGAATTATCTTGAAGGAAACACTGATAATCTAACTAAATTAGGGGCCAAATCATCTTCAAAAGCTAAAGAATTCACAGTTAAAATCAAACCTTTACGCGAAATTCCTGAAAGGGAAATAGGTTTGTATGTAGTTGCAAAAGAACTGGAAGTTCACTTTGACAGCTGTCCTTATGCGCAGCAGTCCTTCAGAGGGGAAGTTTCAGATTTGATAAACAAACTTTCAGAAAAACATCCTACAATAAAATATTCAGCACTTAGGGGATATGACAAAATTAAGGAAGCTATTGGAGACGGATTTAAAAAAACTTATCCTCAATCAAGATGTGAAAGGTGCGGTGAACCGTCAGCCAACAGATTATGCAAAGCATGTACATTTTTAGAAGAATTAGGAAAGTGA
- the porD gene encoding pyruvate synthase subunit PorD, translated as MVAIGCVIKTPGSSKNNKTGSWRTFKPILDKEKCIDCDNCIIFCPDSSVNKQHDINYDYCKGCGICAHECPSDAIEMIKE; from the coding sequence ATGGTAGCTATCGGATGTGTAATAAAAACACCTGGAAGTAGTAAAAATAACAAAACTGGAAGTTGGAGGACTTTTAAACCTATTTTAGATAAAGAAAAATGTATCGATTGTGACAATTGTATTATTTTCTGTCCTGACTCCAGTGTAAATAAACAACATGACATTAATTACGATTACTGTAAAGGATGCGGAATTTGCGCACATGAATGTCCTTCAGATGCAATCGAAATGATTAAAGAATAG
- a CDS encoding cytochrome c biogenesis CcdA family protein, whose product MEIFLFVSFITGVISILSPCILPVLPIFIGFNLKKRKNTEIISFVLGLFAIFIIILFATVYFTAAIYRYLNYIRVISALVLLLIGGFLLTSCSCRFPALTYKNRDNAFILGFLTSLSWAPCYSGYLISLLTLLVSSGNPAFVAVNILLYCLGFGLTLLVLGYIISSMDISRFAKKTEHIQKIFAILIIFGAIYMLITALGGIL is encoded by the coding sequence ATGGAAATTTTTCTGTTTGTTTCTTTTATTACAGGAGTAATTTCAATTTTATCTCCTTGTATTTTACCTGTTTTACCTATTTTTATAGGATTTAATTTAAAAAAGAGAAAAAATACTGAAATCATTTCATTTGTTTTAGGTTTATTTGCTATTTTTATAATTATACTGTTTGCAACAGTATATTTTACAGCAGCTATTTACAGATACTTAAATTATATTCGAGTTATATCTGCATTAGTTTTACTTTTAATTGGCGGATTTTTATTAACTTCATGTTCATGTAGGTTTCCAGCATTAACTTATAAAAATAGAGACAATGCGTTTATTTTAGGATTTTTAACTTCATTATCATGGGCACCATGTTACAGCGGATATTTAATTTCACTTTTGACATTGCTTGTAAGTTCGGGAAATCCTGCTTTTGTAGCAGTCAACATTCTTTTGTATTGCCTTGGATTCGGATTAACATTATTAGTTCTGGGATATATAATTTCTAGTATGGATATCTCCAGATTTGCCAAGAAAACAGAACATATTCAGAAAATATTTGCAATATTAATTATATTTGGAGCTATTTATATGTTAATAACAGCTCTTGGGGGAATTTTGTGA
- a CDS encoding VWA domain-containing protein, whose protein sequence is MIDKVADLSHQLREVGLPVSVRSTQSAAQIYRELGEDDRNLLKTALRAIYVKDKYDIPKFNKIFENVFKKEAKKKEVLDAEQRGKAYKGTGPKSNKYIIKKQGNISTKIKKEKIDNEKLKQLSGQPLLDEVQKLERDGELLNKDLTKLNKFDPRMLEICQRLGRKIANKRSRRKIQTSSNRIDIRRTIRANMKYGGVPFELIKAKPRPHKNEHLFLNDISGSCEWISSWFFMLMFSAQSAFKNSRTFEFDNKVIETTGALKEEYLIDAFTKVKDMRLKNAMVHGTSNMYTAFEKFMDVAKLNNKSYVIILSDCRDWAGPKVKGIPASVDLVGEMVKNSKKVVILNPEDRNKWDIVDSCVSLYEDAGVHVFEVNTLNQLAQFVEQM, encoded by the coding sequence ATGATTGATAAAGTTGCAGATTTGTCTCATCAATTAAGGGAAGTAGGTTTGCCTGTTAGTGTTAGAAGTACACAGTCAGCTGCTCAAATTTATCGTGAATTAGGCGAAGATGACAGAAATCTTTTAAAAACAGCCTTAAGAGCAATTTATGTTAAAGACAAATATGATATTCCTAAGTTCAACAAGATATTTGAAAATGTTTTCAAAAAGGAAGCCAAGAAAAAGGAAGTTCTTGATGCTGAACAGAGAGGCAAAGCCTACAAGGGAACAGGACCTAAATCTAATAAGTATATTATTAAAAAACAGGGCAATATTTCCACCAAAATTAAGAAAGAAAAAATTGATAATGAAAAACTGAAACAGTTATCTGGCCAGCCGTTACTTGATGAAGTTCAAAAACTTGAAAGAGACGGAGAATTGTTAAATAAGGATTTGACAAAACTTAACAAATTTGACCCAAGAATGCTTGAAATCTGTCAAAGATTAGGCAGAAAAATAGCTAACAAACGTTCAAGAAGGAAAATTCAAACCAGTTCAAATAGAATAGACATCAGAAGAACCATAAGGGCAAATATGAAATATGGTGGCGTTCCTTTTGAACTGATTAAAGCTAAACCACGTCCTCATAAAAATGAACACCTGTTCCTAAATGATATCAGTGGATCCTGTGAATGGATCAGTAGCTGGTTTTTCATGTTGATGTTTTCAGCTCAAAGTGCATTTAAAAATTCAAGAACTTTTGAATTTGATAATAAGGTTATTGAAACAACGGGTGCTTTAAAGGAGGAATATTTAATTGATGCATTTACAAAAGTTAAAGACATGAGACTTAAAAATGCAATGGTTCACGGAACCTCCAATATGTATACTGCATTTGAGAAGTTTATGGATGTGGCTAAGTTAAACAATAAGTCTTATGTTATTATACTGTCTGATTGTAGGGATTGGGCAGGACCTAAAGTAAAAGGCATTCCGGCAAGTGTGGATTTGGTCGGTGAAATGGTTAAAAACTCTAAAAAAGTTGTAATATTAAATCCTGAAGACAGAAATAAATGGGATATTGTAGATAGTTGTGTTTCATTATATGAAGATGCAGGAGTTCATGTATTTGAAGTAAATACTCTAAATCAATTAGCTCAATTTGTAGAGCAAATGTAG
- a CDS encoding NAD(P)-binding domain-containing protein yields MKIGFIGFGKVARNLVRLINSENITFLTSAQNRSENTIKNMEESDVEILDTFKEVATLSDILISANSPNQALDVAVKYGKYSKGIYMDLNNISPKETLEINKHVNNFVDGAIIGKIDSANPILYLSGKNLESLDFLNDFLEIRKISENPGDASKLKLLRSMYTKSLSAVLIESSEVAKNLNLEEEFFDILSLTEGEDFKKSALSRINNTKNSKKRKAEELEQIIDYFENQDLTMVKASFKKLNR; encoded by the coding sequence GTGAAAATAGGATTTATTGGATTCGGAAAGGTAGCTAGAAACTTAGTACGGTTAATTAACTCTGAAAATATTACTTTTTTAACTTCCGCCCAAAACAGATCAGAAAACACGATTAAAAATATGGAAGAATCGGATGTGGAAATTTTAGATACTTTTAAAGAGGTGGCTACTCTTTCAGATATTTTAATTTCAGCAAACAGTCCAAATCAGGCATTGGATGTAGCTGTCAAATATGGGAAGTATTCTAAAGGAATCTATATGGATTTAAATAACATTTCTCCTAAAGAAACTTTAGAAATTAACAAACATGTAAATAATTTTGTAGACGGGGCGATTATTGGAAAAATAGATTCTGCAAATCCGATATTATATCTGTCCGGGAAAAATCTGGAAAGTCTTGATTTTTTAAATGATTTTTTGGAAATTCGAAAAATCAGTGAAAATCCTGGTGATGCATCTAAATTAAAATTACTTAGAAGCATGTATACCAAGTCTCTTTCAGCTGTTTTAATAGAAAGCTCTGAAGTAGCTAAAAATTTGAATTTGGAAGAGGAATTTTTTGATATTTTATCTTTAACCGAAGGAGAAGATTTTAAAAAAAGCGCTTTGTCAAGAATTAACAATACAAAAAATTCCAAAAAAAGAAAGGCTGAAGAATTAGAACAGATAATTGACTATTTTGAAAACCAGGATTTGACAATGGTTAAAGCTTCTTTTAAAAAGCTCAACCGATAG
- a CDS encoding AAA family ATPase — MQIDDLSVKKIDKILLNENYVPDNEISTTLYLSFLLGKPMLIEGPPGVGKTQLAKVIASAFDRDFFRIQCYEGITFEQIVGEWNYQKQLLHLEAAKNESDNEEKIFHEEFFIRRPLLNAFLNEKDSVLLIDEIDKADEEVESFLLQALGEKEITINDLGTFQLANDLIVILTSNSQRSLLDETKDRCLFLYIPYPSVEREIEIVKSRLPGAEDETVSKIVKIVHEIRNLNLMKKPSVRGTVDWVRSVSSLGTKNFNKSLEDSIGVAIKTESDKKRVLKDVIHKKY; from the coding sequence GTGCAAATTGACGATTTATCTGTTAAAAAAATTGACAAAATTCTTTTAAATGAAAATTATGTCCCGGATAACGAGATTTCAACAACATTATATTTATCTTTTTTACTTGGAAAACCGATGCTTATTGAAGGACCTCCAGGTGTTGGAAAAACACAGCTGGCTAAAGTAATAGCCAGTGCTTTTGATAGGGATTTCTTCAGGATTCAATGTTATGAAGGTATCACTTTTGAACAGATTGTTGGAGAATGGAATTATCAAAAACAATTATTACACCTTGAAGCAGCCAAAAACGAATCTGACAATGAAGAAAAAATATTTCATGAAGAATTCTTTATTAGGCGTCCTTTATTAAATGCTTTTTTAAATGAAAAGGATTCTGTTTTACTTATTGATGAAATTGATAAGGCAGATGAGGAAGTTGAAAGTTTTTTACTTCAGGCATTAGGTGAAAAAGAAATAACTATAAATGATTTAGGAACATTCCAGTTAGCAAATGATTTGATTGTTATTTTAACATCTAACTCTCAAAGGTCTTTACTTGATGAAACTAAAGACAGATGTTTGTTTTTATATATCCCATATCCTTCAGTTGAACGTGAAATTGAAATTGTAAAATCAAGACTTCCTGGTGCTGAAGATGAAACAGTTTCAAAAATAGTTAAAATAGTGCATGAGATACGTAATCTTAATTTAATGAAAAAACCATCTGTAAGAGGGACTGTAGATTGGGTTAGATCAGTTTCCAGTTTAGGTACTAAAAATTTCAATAAATCTTTAGAGGACAGTATTGGTGTAGCTATTAAAACTGAAAGTGATAAAAAAAGAGTTTTAAAAGACGTAATTCATAAGAAATATTAA